TCGGCGCGGCCGCTGCCGGAGCGCTCCACCTTGTGTACGAAGTGCGGGCCCTGGCCGATCGGCGCGCCCAGCTTGTGCAGGCCGAGGCGCAGGCTGCCCTGGCGGACCTCGGCGTCGTAGTCGACGAAGGCGACCTGGCCCTCGCGCAGATAGAAGTACTTCAGGCCCAGGCCGAAGCCGTTGCCCCTGGTGCTGACGAAGGTGTGGAAGGTCTTGTTGTCGCGCTCGAAGCCCAGGGTCTCGATCAGGCCGCCCTGGACCGCGCCGAAGAGGAAGAAGCCGCCGGCCAGGCCGAGGGCGAGCAACTCCAGGGTCAGCTTCGCGGGCTTGATCGCCATGACCGCCTTTTCGCGCCGGGGACAAAGTGCGGGGAGGCGCCCAGCATCGCAGACCGGGCTTAGCGAAAGCCTAAAAAGCCTAAGGTGGCGGCGGCGGAACCGGCGCCGGTCGCGCGCGCCTCGGCCCGGCGGCTCAGCGCAGGTAGATGCGGACCTCGCCGATCGCCGAGCTCAGGTTGGTGGTCGCGGAGAGCGAGAGCCGCTCGGGCGCCAGGCCCAGGTCGCCGGCCAGGTAGTTCAGGACCCGCTCGGCCTGCTGCCGGGTCAGGGTCTCGGCCCGGCTGCGCTCGTCCGGGCTGCCGCGGCCGGGCCGCACCGCGACCAGGTCGAAGCGCGCCTCGGGGCGCAGGCGCAGGACCTGCTCGACGGTCTCGCCGAGCGGCGTCTCGAAGGCGATGTCGGGGCGGTCGCTGCGGATCACCATCAGCGGCTCCAGCGCCGTCTCCTCGATCGCCGCCACGTCGCCCGTGGGCAGCGGAATCGGCTCGGGCGCCGGGGCCGCGCCCCGGGCCTCGATGCCTTCCGGCGGGCTGTCGGGCCAGAGCGTCTCGTCGGCGAACTGGCAGGCCGCCAGGCCCCCCGCCAAGCCGCCCAGAACCAACGCCCGAAGCCACCAGCCGCCCATCGCAGCCTCTCCGTTTCCTCTGTCCTGCCGCGCCCGACTGTGCGAATCGGCACGGCCCGCCTGCCGGCAATCTAGGGCATTATCCGATCTGATGGAATCGCTTCGCGATGCATCCGGCCGGATGTAATGCCCTTTTCGCAGTGTTTTGGCGCAGGGCTCCCGGCCGGAGCCGCGTGCGTCTGATCGGGACCTGCGCTGTGGGCGAGTGGCCGCCTTCGGCACCTGCGTCGGGCGCCGGCGCAGCCAAAAAGCCCGCCGAACCGGCCCGCGCAGGAGGCTTGCATTGCCACAGGGCAATCGATAATCTCCGCCCGCCTTGAGCCGGGCCTCCAGCGGCCCGGCCCAAGCCTCCATCGCCAGCGCGCCCGTAGCTCAACTGGATAGAGCACCTGACTACGGATCAGGAGGTTGGGAGTTCGAATCTTCCCGGGCGCGCCAGGATTTCAGAGACTTCTAGAAGTTCAGACCTCGACTTTGCTTTGCTAGCAACCAGCTAGCAACTTGTAAGTCGAGCCTCGGCGTTCGCCCAAGCTGCGCAAGCCCAGAAGATGCGACACTCCGCAACCTCACGTCCTGCAAGGACCTCTGCGGTGAGATTCTGAGTTCGATCGGTCTCCATCGATCAGACTGGATGTGTCTGGCCGCTGCCTCAGGAGCGGCAAAGGCTTTGAGTGCGAGTCTCCAATCCGCAGCCGCGACATCGGACTCCAGTCACTTCGTCAACGCATCCGCCTTGTGGAAAAGATGGCCCGCTCTTTGAGCAAACTCCTGGAATTGCAGATGTCTTAACCAGTAACACTCTGAGTTGCTTTTTTTAGAAATACACGCTATGATAGTTCGCAAAATCCGGGCGATGGCACTGCCGAATTCGAGCAGCCAGAGAAGAGGCCGGACTCCGACGGCAACCAGCCTGGAAACCAAGAAAAGAGGCACACGCTCGCCCAAAAGGACAGGGAAGGGGGAAGTGTCGTGCAAGGAACGCACGACGGCTTGGCAGGATCCCACTACAGTCGTGCAGACACCTCGCGACAAGTTTCTGAATTTATTATCTTAATTTTCTTTTCTCCTGGGGCGATGCAGTCTGCGGGGGGCGCAAGCGGCGGCACGTGTCTCCCGTCACTGGGTTCCCGCCTGAGGACTAGTCTCCGCTTCAAGGACCAATCCGACAAAACGCCGACCTCGCTTGCAAGGGTTCGGCGCCGGGTCGCGACACACCACGGCTTGGCGCGATCTGCGCCTGCCAAAAGGAGGGGTCATGCGTAGGATTAAACTTAAGATTGCATCAGTTAGCGCGGCGAGCGTTTTCGGTGCCGCCTGCCTCCTCCTGGTGCCTGGGTGGGGAGCGAAGCTGACGGGTCTCTTCCCCGAGGTCGATACCCAGTTGATTCGCGCGGCGTCCGCACAAAGCACCACGGTGCCGGTCGCCAAGGCGGGTCGAGATCTCAAGGCGGCGCCCGGCAACGTCGTCGTGTTGGACGGCAGCGCTTCGAACGACGCCGACGGAGACCAGCTCGCCTACAGCTGGACCTTGACCTCTGTGCCCACGGGCAGTCTCGCGGCCCTATCCGACGCCTCGGCGATCCGGCCGAGCTTCGAGGTCGACCTCGCCGGCGATTACGTCGCGCAGCTGGTCGTCAACGACGGGACCCAGGACAGCCCGGCCGACACGGTTGTCGTCAGCACCGACAATCTCGCGCCGGTCGCCGATACCGGCACCGCTCAGACCGTCGCGCTGGGCGCCACCGCAACCCTGGACGCGACAGCGTCGAGCGACGCTGACGGCGACCGACTCACCTACACCTGGTCTCTGACCCAGATCCCGGCCGGCAGTGCCGCGGTCCTCTCCGATCCCGCGGCCCTTCGGCCGAGCTTCACGGTCGATCTCGGTGGCGACTATGTCGCCAGCCTGACGGTCGACGACGGCGTCGCGACCAGTGCCGCCGCCGAGGTCGTGGTCTCGACGACCGACAGCCTTCCCGTAGCGGACGCCGGACCGGAGCAGCCGGCCACGGTCGGCCAGAGCCTACGCATGCGCCTCGACCGCAGCTTCGACGTCGACGGCGACCTGATCACGCGCTTCAACTGGGCTCTGATCGCCAAGCCCTCGGCAAGCACCGCGGCCTTGACGCCGGCCGAGGGCGACGGCGGGCTCTCGGCGGGGACGCTGCCCGCGCTGACCCTCGATCAGGCCGGGACCTACGTGGTCCAACTGGGCGTCGAAACGGAGGGCGGCGGCAGCCAGTTGGACACCGCCGTCATCACGACCGGAAACGCCAAGCCCGTTGCCGATGCCGGCGCGGACCAAACGGTTCTGCCGGGCGACTTCGTCGTGCTCAACGGCGCCGGCGCCACCGACCGCGACGGCGACGCTTTGTCGTACAGCTGGGCACTCCTGTCTGCGCCCGCCGGCAGCACGGCGGTTCTGAATGCGCCCGGCGAGGTGACTCCCGGCTTCACGGCGGACCTGGCCGGGACCTACGTCGCCCAGTTGATCGTCAGCGACGGCACGCTGCAGAGCGCGCCCGACACGGTCGTGATCACGACCGACGACGCGCGGCCCTTCGCTGCGGCGGGGCCCGACCAGCGGGCCAGCGTCGGCACGACGCTGCAGCTCGACGGCAGCGGCTCCGGCGATGCCGACGGCGATGCCCTCACCTACGACTGGAGCCTCATCGGCCTGCCCTCGGACGGTGGCGGCGGCGGCTTCGCCGTGCTTAACCCTCAGACCGGCACGGGCTCGATCCCGGGCTATGCCCTGGGCGCGGAGGACGACCGAGTCCTGATCGTGGGCGTGGTGACCAACACGACCGCGACCAGTGCGATCGACGTCCGATTTGACGGCACGCCGATGCAGGAGGTCGTCAACACCACGAGCTTCTCCATCCGGACGGCGCTGTTCCAGCTCGTGGAGGCGGATCTCGGCGCCGGCGCCCGTAGCGGCGACATCACGGTCACGGTGAACGGCTCGACACCCATCGTGACCGAAATCACGGCCTTCTACCTGACCGGTATCGATCAGACCCGCCTGGCGCGCTCGACCATCAGCTCGGCCCCGCTCTTCGGCTCCGCGACCTCGGCCACGACCACCCTGACGCCGCTGAGCGACCAGACCGTCGTGATCAGCATCCTGGGCCTCGGCAGCAGCCAAATCTGGACCCCCGGGGCGGGCGAGACGGAGATCAACCTTCGCGCCGGCTTCAACGGCGCGATCGGGGCCAGCTTCGAAGAGGCGCCGCTGGCCGAGCCCGTGAGCATGAGCTGGTCCGGCCCCTCGGCGCCGACCCCGACGATCATCCTGGCGACCTACGGCCTCCTTTTCGGAGGCGGCGGGGGCGGCCTCAGCCTGGCCGAGCTCGACGACCCGAGCCTGCCCAACCCGAGCTTCCTTCCGGACCTGGACGGCAGCTATCTCGCGCAGCTGATCGTCAATGACGGCAGCCTGGACAGCGCCCCGGACCTCGTCCTGGCGTCGACCGAGAACGGCCGGCCGCTGGCCAAGGCCGGCAACGACCAGACGGTTGGCGGTGGCGACCTCGTCACGCTCGACGGCAGCGGATCGAGCGACCCCGACGGCGATGCCGTCACCTTCAGCTGGGCCCTCCTGCAGGTGCCGGAGGGCAGCGCGGCGGCACTCAGCGATCCCGGCGTCGCGCGGCCGACCTTCACCGCGGACCTGGTCGGCAGCTATGTCGCCCAGCTGATCGTCGCGGAAGCGGCGGGCGAGCAGCTGGAGAGCGACCCGGTGACGGTCCTGGTCACGGTCGCGAACACCGCGCCGGTCGCCGATGCCGGGCCGGATCGGGTCGTGCGGACCAACATCTTGGTTCAGCTCGACGGTTCGGGCTCGAGCGATCCGGACGGCGACGCGCTGAGCTTCAGTTGGACCTTGGTGACCAAGCCCCTGAACTCGACTGCCGAGCTGGTCGGCGCCGACACCATCGATCCGCAGTTGGCGCCCGACCTGGCCGGCGACTACGTGATCGAGCTGGTCGTCAGCGACGGCCTCGCCGCCTCGGCGCCCGACAGTGTCACGATCACAGCGACCGACCAGGCGCCGATCGCCGATGCCGGCCCGGACCAGAGCGTCCAGCCCGGCGCGCTGGTCAACCTCGACGGCTCCGGGTCCTTCGATCCGGACGGCCAGGCGATCAGCCTCTCCTGGCGCTTCACCACCCTGCCCGGCGGCAGCACCGCCACCCTCGCCGGCGCCGACACGGCGACGCCCAGCTTCACCGCCGATGTGGCCGGCATCTACGTCGCCGAGCTGACCGTCTCGGACGGCGCCTTCGATTCGCTCGACACGGTGGCCGTTCGCGCCGTCGTGGCTTCGACCAACAACCCGCCAGTCCTCGACCCGATCGGCAACCAGACGGTCGCCTTGGGCTCGACCTTGTCGCTGAGCCTGACGGCGAGCGATCCCGACGGCGACGATCTCGCCTTCACGGCATCGCCGCTTCCGCTGCCCGCCGGCGCCAGCCTCAACAGCGCCACCGGCGCGTTCACCTTCGCGCCCGACGAGACGCAGGTCGGCGACCTGCAGATCACCTTCATCGTCACCGACGGGGTCCTGAGCGACTCCGAGGCGATCACGATCACGGTCCAGGCTGCGCCGCCCGGCGGTCAGACGGCGCTCGCGGGCCGACTCCTGGACACGAACGACTTCGTGAACAGCATCGAGACGCCGGTGGTCGGCGCGACGGTCTCGATCCTGGGCAGCGGGGTCACGGCCACCAGCGACGCGAACGGCAACTTCACTTTGACCGGCATTTCTGGCGGCAGTCAGGTCTTCGATATCGATGTCTCGACCGCGAACCTCGCGCCGGACGGCTCGCCCTACGCGGGCTTCCGCGAGGCCTTGCAGCTGATCCCGAACGTGACCAACGTCGTCGAGCGTCCCTTCTTCCTGCCGCGCGTCGAGACCGCCAGCCTGACGACGGTCGATCCGGCCGTCACGACCGTGGTCGAGAACACCAGACTCGGAATCCGCCTGGAGATCCCGCCCGGCTCCGCCAAGAACACCGACGGCACGGACTTCACCGGGCAGGTCTCGATCTCGGAGGTGCCTCTTGCCCTCGCGCCGGCCGCCCTGCCGGAGGAGCTGGAGCCCGGCCTGCTGATCACGATCCAGCCCGTGGGCGTGATCTTTGATCCGCCGGCACCGATCACCTTTCCCAACATCGATCAGGGAAGCCCCGGAGAGCTCTTCGACGTTTGGTCCCTGGATCCCGAGATTGGGCAATTCGTCATCGTCGGGGTCAATGAGGTCAGCGGCGATTCGGCGACGCTCGATCCCGTCGTCGGTGGCATAAGGCGGGCCGATTGGCATCTTTCCATTCCGCCCGCTCTGGCGGGGGATAGCAGCGGAAACAACGGGAAAAATGAAGACCCTGACAACTGTCCTGACTGCAACTCGGGCTCCACGACCAGCCCGGCCGATGGCAACCTGTCGATCTCCCACGATCTCGTCAGTTACCGGTCTTTAAGCCAAGCACGAGATTTGCGGCTGATATACAACAGCAAGCTTGCAGACCCGCGCCCGATCCTTTTCACCGATGCGACAATCTCGAAGTTCGCTGCCTTCCCCTCCCTGCTCTCGACACGCCTGCGCGTCGCGGGCCAAAGCCAGGACGTGGAGGTCTTCACGACGACCGCCGGGCTGTCGAGCGTTCAAGATGAGACGGTCCGTCAAGCGGTTCAATTCGATGCCAGCCAGGTGGCCACGGGCGTTTATCCCTACCAGCTCTTCGTCACGAGCAACTACACCCGCTCCCGCCTGTCCTCTCGAATCACGGGCGACTTGCTCATCAATAACCAGAAGAACAGCGCTTTCGGCGCCGGCTGGACCTTGGAAGGCCTCAGCCGCATTCATGCCGACGGTGCCCGCCTGGTTCTGACCGAGGGCAACGGCGCCATCCTGCGTTTCTTTCCCACGGGGGAGCTGGACTTTTCGAACCGCAAGGATTTCGGAGAGGATCCGAACAGCGACTTCATCACCTCTCCCTTCGTCGGCGACATTGACGGTGACGGCAAGGTTGATGTTCTGGTCGAGAAGCTCGTCGAGAACGTCATCGAAGTCTACATCAATGACGGACGAGGAAGGTTCGCGTTCCGGCAAGCGCTGCCGGGCAATCAGGTCACCGGCGAGATGGCCGTCGGCGATTTCAACGGCGACGGCATCAAGGATATCGCCGCCGCGACCTTCCAGAACGAGCTCTACTATTTCAAGGGTCTGGGATCGGGCTTCTTCGCGGACGGCATCCTCGCCGTTACGAGTTCGGCGACCATTCCCTATGTCACCTCCGCAGATTTCGATCTCGACGGCATCGATGACATCCTCTGGGACATGAACGTGATCAAGGGAAGCGTCACCGAGACCTTCTCGATCGATACCGCGCTCATCGGGTTCAGAGGCCGCGGGGCGGCGATCGCGGACTTCAACAAGGACGGTCTCCCAGACATCGCTCGCGCGTTGCATGATTCGGACCGGCTTGTTGTGGCGCTCAATGTCGAAGGGCAGTCCAATTTCTCCCAGACGACAATCAACGACGTCGGCGCGGTCACGTCGTCGCAGTCGCCCAGCACCATCCGCCTCATCGCTGCGGGTGACGTCAACGGCGACAGCAACATCGACATCGTGTTGCGGAACGGTTTCCCCGAACAGACCGTCTCGATCCTTCTGGGCGATGGCCTGGGTGGCTTCGCGCCAAGGTCTATTTTGAACACCACGGGCAGCGGGAACGTCGTTGATGTCGCAGATCTCGACGGCGACCGGTCGAACGACATCTTCGTCGGTGGACCGACCTCAGTTGTACATCTTGGCAACAGTCTCGGGGATTTCTCCGCCGGCATCGGGATAACGGCCTTGGCCGGTGGGCAGCCCAGGGTGCTTGGTGACGTCGATGACGATGGACTTGTCGACCTCTTCACGACGCGCGCAAGCGCGGCGGATCCAGACTCGGCTTTTTCCATCCACCTCAATGGGGCCGCGGCAACGCCACTCGAGTTCGCAGCACCGGCCGGAGATTTTTCGGCTCTTGTTAGAAATCCAGACAGTAGCTTCACGCGTCGGCTAAGGAACGGGACAGAGATCAACTACGACCCTGAAGGCCTGCAGAGTTCCATCGTCGATCCCAACGGCAACACGACTTTGTACACACATGATGGAGATGGGCGCCTCCTTTCTATAACCGACCCCGTCGGTCTCGCAACGTCATTCACCTACGCGGCTGGGCTTCTGTCGAGTATCACCGATCCTGCCAACCGAGTAACGAGCTTCACGCAGGATTCGGCCGGAAACCTGATCCGGATCACAGATCCGGATGGCTCCTCAAGGCGATTCGACTACGACGAGCGCAATCTGCTCACATCACAGATCTCCAAGCGCGGCTTTGCAAGCGACTACGGTTACAACTTCGCCGGGCAGAACACCTCTAGTAGCCTGCCTGATGGCGCTGTCGTGGCAGTGAGCCCTGCAAACACACTTGGCTTGGTGGATCCTTCGCTAGGACAAGGCACGGAGACCAATCCTGCACCGAATGTCAGACCCGAAACTGCGGTTGGAACCTTCTCGGATGCTCTGGGTAACCCCGTGGAATTCTCGGTGAACGTCTTCGGATCAACGACAGAAACCTCAGATGCCCTTGGCCGGACTACCCAAGTTGAGCGAGATCAGAACAACAATGCAGTAGTGATCACAACGCGCAACGGACGTGTCGATGAGTTCCAATATGACGACCGTGGCAACGTGATTTTGGAGCGCAATGCGGTCGGCACTTCTCTTCAACGTGAGAGACGATTTGAGCACGAAGACCAATTCAATCGGCTGGTCCGTCGCGTGGACTTCGCTGGGAACGAAGAAAGGTTCGAATACGATGCCTCTGGGAACATCAAGAAGACGATTGACCAGAAAGGCGGCGAAAGAACCTTTGAATATGACAGCAAGGGCTTGCTTCTGTCGACGACGGACGAACGAGGGAAGGTTCTTACGCTCACCTACGATAGCCTCGGCAATCTGGAGAGCGTAGTCGACCCCGAAGGCAGCACGACAGTCTTTGAGAAAGATCCGGCGGGCAATGTCGTTCGGATTGTAGAGGGGGCAGGTAGCATCGCAGAGCGTGACGCGACTGCAAGCTATGATTCGATGAACCGAGTTCTTTCCGCGACGAATGGAGAGGGCGCAACAACGGCTTTCGAATACGATGCGGCGGGCAATTTGGTCGAGAGAATATCTGCGACCGGTGAGGTTCTGAGGAGGGCCTACGATGAGCTGGAACGGGTCATCGAGATTGACGACCCGATCGAAGGCGCCACTGAGTTCGTCTACGACTTCAATGGCAACCTAATCGAATCGGTCGATGCGCGCGGCGGATTGACCACGTTCGAGTACGACGTTGTGGGGCAGCTCTTCAAGTCAGTGGACGCAATCGGTGGCATCGAGGAGCTCGATTACGATCCCAACGGCAATTTGACCAAGATTACCAATAGCTTGCTTCAAGAGACCATTTTCTCCTATGATCTTTTCGACCGGCTCGAATCAGAGGTGGATCATCTCGGCAATCAGCTAAGCTTCGAATACGATCCCCGCGACAATCTTACAAGGACTACAGAGCCGAGCGGTGACAGCTTCGTAATTGACTACGACGAATTGTCCCGAATCACACGTGTTACGGCGCCGGACGACGTTATCGATCTGTCGTATGACGCCAGAGGGAACGTTCTGACGCTGTCTGACAACGACAGTGCCCTGATCTTCACCTATGATGGAGTGGGCCGTGTCCTCACCGAGGCCACGGCAGCGGGGGGCGTCCAGCCGCTGGTTACCTTGACCAATACGTATGATGAGGTCGGCAACAGGGTCGCGCTTTCCGATACCGAAGGGGGCGCGACACAGTTCGCCTTCGACGCGGCCGGTCGGCTTACACGGCTCATCACCGCCCTGAGTCAAGCCATCGACCTCACCTACGACCCAGCGGGGCGCTTGGAGGAGGTTGCCTATCCGAACACGACCGTATCGGCGTTTGGCTACGACACTCGTGGCCGGTTGACGCAGCTTGACTACAAGCGAGGGTCGACGCCGTTCGCGACCTTCACTTATGCCTACGATGCGATCAGCAATATCACCTCTATTGATGAGGGAACTCAGTTCCGTGCATTTCAATATGACGCGCTCCAAAGACTGACGGCTGGAGGTTCGGATGGGCTAACGGAAAGCTATTCCTACGACCTTCTCGGCAACAGAACGACATCACACCTATCCATTTCACATACGCACGACGGCATCAATCGCTTGTTGGAGGACGAAGATTTCACCTACACGTATGACACTGACGGGAATCTCGAAAGCAAGACGAGGAAGACGAGTGGTGCGGTAACGACGACCTATACTTACAATGCACGAAACCAGCTAGTGCGCGTAGATCTGCCTGGAGGAGGGGTCGCTGAATACAAGTATGACGCAATTGGCCGTCGGATCACAAAGACAGTCGATGGTCTGACTACATCCTTTATCTACGATGGCGAGAATATTCTTCTTGAATTCGATGATGCTGGTGTTCTGTCGGCACGCTATGACTATGGGCCGGGCCGCGACCGCCCGCTGGTGCAGACACGGGGTACTCAGAGCTTCTTCTTTCATGCAGACCATAGAGGTTCGGTACGCAGGATCACGGATGGGTCGGGGTTCGTGGTCAACTCATATAGCTACGACTCCTACGGAAACGTCGAGTCGGCGATCGAAGGTGTTGCGAACAGCTTTACCTTCACCGGCCGTGAGCGGGACGTTGAGACCGGGCTCTATTTCTATCGCGCCCGATACTATGACCCAACGAGCGGCCGATTCCTGAGCAAGGACCCCTTGGGCCTTGCCACAGGCGACGCAAATTTCTTCCGCTACGTCGGAAACAATCCCATCAACCGTGTGGATCCGAGCGGAAGGTTGCCCTTTGCGCTGCCTTTCGCTCCGCAAGCGGCGGCGGCTTTCGTCGCGGCGGCGAAGGTGTTCGTGGAGGTTGCAGTAACGGCAGGCGTGGCGGTGCTAGCTGTCGTCCAAGGGGAGCGGCTTGTCGAGCAGGCGACCACGAGCAACAATGGTGATGGCAACGAGGGCGGGAAGATCTTGCCCTTCCCACCTCCATCTAGAGCTAAGCCCACGACCGGCGCAGGGACCCAATCCAATGCGAGCGACGAAAGGCGGAATTGTGAACAAGACATCTGCGAGCTACAAACCCGCGTACTCGTTGGCCGAAAGCTTTCGGCCGCGGCAAAGCTCATCAGTCAAGCAGAGAATCCGGCTGCATTCGGAACCCAAAAGCTGTTCATGCTGGCCGTCGAGATCAGAGAGCTGAATCGTGACATAATGCTCCACAATGATGTTCGCTGTCCTGAGCCAAGGTATTACGTGCAGCCACTGACGATACCACCGGAATTCGGTATGTGAGGCATGACGCTCTTGAGTCTTGACATCGAGTTGCTTGAGAATATGGGCAATGCCGCAGATCCTTGGGCGGAAGCTGCGCTGGGGTTTCTACATGAGATTGGAGGAGGGACCGCAAAGGACCTCCGACTTGCAGGAGAGTGGTATGGACGGTCTGCTGGACGCGGCTGCGATTTCGCGAACTACTGCCTGTTGGAAATGCAGCTCGAGCGCAGGGAACAAGCAGCTAGAGAGGCCGTTATGCGATCGGCAGAAAGTGGGTATCCTTTGGCTCAAACGGCTCTGGCAACGATTTACCTTCTGGGTCGTGGCGGGCCACGGAACCTGCGCGCGGCCTACAAATGGGTCAAAGCATCAGCGGACCAAGGCTATGTCCCTTCCCTTCGGCTGATTGCGTTGATGCTTCTGGATGGAGAAGGGACGACCGCCGATCTTAATCTCGCCAAGGAATACCTGAGGCAGGCAGCTGAGCTTGGTAGTGCGGATGCAAGCCATACCTTGGCTGGGATCCTGATCTACCAGGACAAAGATAAGAATCCGAAGGAAGCGCTCAGGCTGTTGAAGTTTGCTGCTTCGAATGGTGTATTTTATTCACTGTTGGAGTTGGCAACGGCATACAATAAGGGAAGCCATGGACTCTCCCGTGATTCCGATCTTAGTATTTTTCTCCTTTCGCTCTGTGATGGTGAAGAGGAATTGCGTTGAGGGCGAGATTTGAGGCCTCGTCAAGTCAGCTGATCGACTCATCCCAACGAGTGTTTCGGGTTAAATCGGAGCAGTTGGCAGACTGACCCCGACAAAGAGCTATTGTAGAAGATGGAAGGCATGGATATCGACAGCTTGCTCCACGTCGCGGATTGGGGAGATCCCTATGCGCAGGTGCTCGCCGGCTACCTTGCTGAAAATGGCTTTGGAATGCAAAAAGGTCCAAAGCTTGCCGAGGGCTGGTACCGGAGGGCCGCCGAGCAGGGGTTCGCTCAAGGGCAATTCGCCCTTGCCTGCCTTCTGGAGGAAAGCGATCCTGATCAAGGCGTGTACTGGCTGACCGAAGCCGCAAACGCCGAGTATCCCGCGGCAGAGCAAGCGCTTGCCAGACGCTACTGGCAGGGGCGGCCGCCAACCGTGCCCGAGCCTGGGCTCGCTTTCAAGTGGATGAAATCGGCGGCCGACCGCCTCTTCGTTCCCGCCCTGCTGGACCTTTCTAAAATGTACGACCTCGGGGTCGGGACCACTGCCGACAGGGAGCAAGCAGATCTCTGCCTCTTGAAGGCGGCGAAGGCTGGCAGCCCCGTCGCGGCCTCGAAGCTCGGGAAACGCCTGCTCGAACGCGGTGGTGAGGAGAATGTCGAAGGAGGCCTCCATTGGGTAAAGTGGGCCGCCTCCAACCGCGATCCCGCAGCCTTCGAGTGTCTTGCCGACATTTACCAGCATGGCAGGTTCGGTATGCGCAAAGATCCCCATATCGCGGAAGTCTTTGCCGGACTCGCCAAAAACCTGCCGAACCTGCACCGTTTGAACCAGCGCGCCGAAGACTAAGCAATAGTGTCCAGGGTCTTTCGCATATGCGATGCCTGTGAGACGACCACCAAAGACGTAATCAATAGGTTGGGGCTTTAATTGCCGCTGAAAGCGAAGCCAATTCAGAGTACTAAGCGGTTCTTTCGGGCCTTCGAATTGCCATAGCAACAGGGAATTAGTTCCCTGTGAACAAAGCGCAGTGGATTGATACGGCTGGAGTTTCTGGCATTTCGAAGTAGTCGGTTTTGCAGGATTTTGGGTGTTTGCCCTCTGGAACCTTGCGATTTTTCCCGCGGTTTGGGGATTCCTTGGCGGGCCGATCCGTGATTCCCTGTTCGCATCGAGGAGGGCATCGATGCGACCCAATCAGCCTGAGACACAGGAGACCGGCGATCTGTTCCGGGCCCGGCTCGAGCAGATCATCGACATGGGCCACGAGCTGGTGCGGCTGGCCGGCACGATCGACTGGGACTGGATTGACGAGCAGGTCGCCGGGCGCTTCAGCGACACCGGGCGGCCGGGGACCGAGACCCGCTTCATGGTCGGCCTGCTGCTGCTCAAGCACATCTACCAC
The genomic region above belongs to Kiloniellales bacterium and contains:
- a CDS encoding tetratricopeptide repeat protein, translated to MSLDIELLENMGNAADPWAEAALGFLHEIGGGTAKDLRLAGEWYGRSAGRGCDFANYCLLEMQLERREQAAREAVMRSAESGYPLAQTALATIYLLGRGGPRNLRAAYKWVKASADQGYVPSLRLIALMLLDGEGTTADLNLAKEYLRQAAELGSADASHTLAGILIYQDKDKNPKEALRLLKFAASNGVFYSLLELATAYNKGSHGLSRDSDLSIFLLSLCDGEEELR
- a CDS encoding tetratricopeptide repeat protein — protein: MDIDSLLHVADWGDPYAQVLAGYLAENGFGMQKGPKLAEGWYRRAAEQGFAQGQFALACLLEESDPDQGVYWLTEAANAEYPAAEQALARRYWQGRPPTVPEPGLAFKWMKSAADRLFVPALLDLSKMYDLGVGTTADREQADLCLLKAAKAGSPVAASKLGKRLLERGGEENVEGGLHWVKWAASNRDPAAFECLADIYQHGRFGMRKDPHIAEVFAGLAKNLPNLHRLNQRAED